Proteins co-encoded in one Gadus morhua chromosome 6, gadMor3.0, whole genome shotgun sequence genomic window:
- the bmp2k gene encoding BMP-2-inducible protein kinase isoform X4 gives MKKFSRMPRSESGGLGGSGTSSSYSGKVFAVGRYQVTVEELIAEGGFSVVFLARTHSGIRCALKRMYVNNVPDLNIYKREITIMKELSGHKNIVRYLDSSINSVSDTVWELLILMEYCKAGQVVKQMNQRLTAGFSEVEVLHMFGDTCEAVARLHQCKTPIIHRDLKVENLLLSDMGNYVLCDFGSSTHKVLLPQRDGVAAVEDEIKKYTTLSYRAPEMINLYAGKPITTKADIWALGCLLYKLCFFSLPFGESQVAICDGSFVIPDNSRFSTQLHSLIRYMLEPDQEKRPDIYQVSYFAFKLSGKDCPVPNLFSSTLPSSLPEPLTAGEVAARRSQSKARISDAVGPTETSIAPRQRPKATTNNNIRPLSTTAMPGKVAAPSLPVSNGHKARTPDSSLPALQNQVQVQTQNQVQHQPGTQQHRVLQQLQPGDLRLQQLQQQQQLQPHQQQPHQQQPHHRQQHQHQPDPHQQHQPQPHHQPYQQPHHQHQPVMQQQQQQQQQQQQQQQQQGNAQQLQYIQYQQALLQQQHHMMYQQPAYQQQVAQAQAQAQAQAQAQAQAQAQAQAQYASMFYQYQQAFLQQQQLHHHHHHHPQHLPYHTTPLDTFPPPITTGRPLGGTSTNPRNPVIGTGGITPPSQGVTPPSQGMGQLSHGVTPPCHTVSSSPQSSMAPPPPDMSGWNPFGEDNFSKLTEEELLDREFDLLRAKNPVARVSSVEVDRPTGGAKLSPPEDVFGSVLFVAPARDPPGEDLAIDAPSPPPTEEVPPAMKEQEASERRSGEESDSDFESDPPSSKSSEEVEEEEEAEGLSEEEEQQEELLGQRPLLMDSEEEPYEGEKPRGSVDVFGAAPFPPAPCGLGADDLDVFTRAPFSRNVSRSSPPTSPGAPPTPSESLPASHEAPPFLVEASPTPSEVPPTLYEALPASCEAPPMPPEIVDMFGFSPFTLGGPSSTRDMEEAQQGVTRLSWRQRKTKQEAGVGKRHRRTTKPPSLRTPERSRRLRRGGGGGCTQLLGSSHSKENIAVTMATKAEKGNMEESALLDPFGARPFHTQTPWTSPGAPGAPRSPEGSGYPEDGEGMDDFGATSLRDGMNDFGAPREGLDDFGAPRYREGMDDFGAPREGMDDYGAPREGMDDYGATRQREGMDDFGAPRQREGMDDFGAPRQREGMDDFGAPRQREGMDDFGAPRQREGMDDFGAPRQMEGMDDFGAPWQREGMDDLGAPREGMDDLGATRQREGMDDFGASRESMDDFGAVPFTELVDGPQQGDLDPFGAAPFPSKP, from the exons gagGTTTCTCTGTGGTGTTTCTGGCTCGGACGCACAGTGGCATCCGCTGTGCTCTCAAGAGGATGTATGTCAACAATGTGCCCGACCTCAACATCTACAAGAGGGAGATCACCATCATG AAGGAGCTGTCGGGTCATAAGAACATTGTCCGCTATCTGGACTCCTCCATCAACTCCGTTTCAGATACTGTTTGGGAGCTTCTCATCCTCATGGAGTACTGCAAAG CTGGTCAGGTGGtgaagcagatgaaccagaggTTGACTGCAGGGTTCTCCGAGGTGGAGGTTCTCCACATGTTCGGTGACACCTGTGAGGCTGTGGCCCGCCTGCACCAGTGCAAGACGCCCATCATCCACCGGGACCTCAAG GTGGAGAACCTGTTGTTAAGTGACATGGGGAACTATGTTCTGTGTGACTTTGGCAGCTCAACCCACAAGGTGCTGCTGCCCCAGAGGGATGGCGTCGCCGCGGTGGAGGACGAGATCAAGAA GTATACCACTCTGTCCTACCGAGCTCCAGAGATGATCAACCTGTATGCAGGGAAACCCATCACAACTAAGGCTGATATATGG GCTCTGGGCTGCTTGTTGTACAAGCTGTGTTTCTTCTCTCTGCCCTTCGGAGAGAGTCAAGTCGCCATCTGTGATGGATCCTTTGTCATTCCAGACAACTCCCGCTTCTCCACCCAGCTGCACTCTTTAATCA gataCATGCTCGAGCCAGATCAGGAGAAGAGACCAGATATCTACCAGGTGTCTTACTTTGCCTTCAAGCTTTCGGGGAAAGATTGCCCCGTACCAAATCTATTC agCTCtacccttccctcctccctcccagagcCTCTGACAGCAGGTGAAGTTGCAGCGAGGAGGAGCCAATCCAAGGCCAG AATCTCTGACGCGGTGGGCCCGACGGAGACCTCCATTGCTCCCCGGCAGCGACCCAAAGcaaccaccaacaacaacatccGGCCACTGTCCACCACCGCCATGCCGGGCAAGGTCGCCGCTCCCTCATTGCCAGTTAGCAATGGTCATAAAG CTCGAACACCTGACTCCAGTCTGCCAGCCTTGCAGAACCAAGTCCAGGTCCAGACTCAAAACCAGGTCCAACACCAGCCTGGCACTCAGCAGCATCGTGTCCTTCAACAACTCCAACCTGGGGACCTTCGActccagcagctgcagcagcagcagcagctgcagccccatCAACAGCAGCCCCATCAACAGCAGCCCCATCATCGCCAACAGCATCAACACCAGCCCGATCCACACCAACAGCATCAACCCCAGCCCCATCATCAACCCTATCAACAACCccatcaccaacaccaaccggtcatgcagcagcagcagcagcagcagcagcagcagcagcagcagcagcagcagcagggtaACGCCCAACAGCTTCAGTATATCCAG TACCAACAGGCcctgctccagcagcagcatcatatGATGTATCAGCAGCCTGCGTACCAGCAGCAGGtagcccaggcccaggcccaggcccaggcccaggcccaggcccaggctcaggcccaggcccaggcccaggcccagtaCGCCTCCATG TTCTACCAGTACCAGCAGGCcttcctccagcagcagcagcttcatcaccaccatcatcatcatccacagcACCTCCCCTATCACACCACCCCCCTGGACAccttccctccccccatcaCCACAGGGAGGCCACTGGGGGGGACATCCACTAACCCAAG AAACCCTGTCATCGGCACAGGCGGCATAACCCCGCCCTCTCAAGGTGTAACTCCGCCCTCTCAGGGCATGGGCCAGCTCTCCCATGGGGTGACTCCGCCCTGCCATACGGTGTCCTCGTCCCCTCAGAGCAgcatggctccgccccctcctgaTATGTCTGGCTGGAACCCGTTTGGAGAAGATAACTTCTCCAAACTGACCGAGGAGGAGCTTCTAGACCGCGAGTTCGATCTCCTCCGAGCCA AGAACCCGGTGGCCAGAGTCTCCAGCGTGGAGGTGGACCGGCCCACTGGTGGCGCTAAGCTCTCCCCCCCTGAGGATGTGTTCGGCTCGGTGCTGTTCGTAGCCCCAG CGAGGGACCCCCCTGGGGAGGACCTGGCAATCGAcgccccctctccacctcccacaGAGGAGGTCCCTCCTGccatgaaggagcaggaggcctcAGAGAGGAGAAGCGGGGAGGAGTCGGATAGTGACTTTGAGTCAGACCCTCCTTCCTCTAAGAgcagtgaggaggtggaggaggaagaggaggcggaggggctgagcgaggaagaggagcagcaggaggagttgctgggacagcgccccctgctcATGGATTCTGAGGAGGAGCCTTACGAAGGAGAGAAGCCCAGGGGCTCTGTGGACGTGTTCGGGGCCGCCCCATTCCCTCCGGCCCCCTGTGGGCTTGGCGCGGACGACCTGGACGTCTTCACCAGAGCTCCGTTCAGCAGGAACGTCTCCAGGTCCTCTCCGCCCACCtcccccggggccccgcccaCTCCTAGTGAATCCCTTCCCGCCTCACATGAGGCCCCTCCCTTTTTAGTTGAAGCCTCGCCCACACCCTCAGAAGTCCCGCCCACCTTGTATGAAGCTCTGCCCGCTTCCTGTGAAGCTCCACCCATGCCACCTGAAATTGTGGACATGTTTGGATTCTCTCCTTTCACACTTGGGGGCCCCAGCTCCACCAGGGACATGGAGGAGGCGCAGCAGGGGGTGACCAGACTGTCATGGCGGCAGAGAAAGACCAAACAGGAGGCGGGGGTGGGGAAGCGGCATCGCCGGACAACCAAGCCGCCGTCGCTCCGCACACCGGAGCGAAGCCGAAGacttaggaggggggggggggggggctgcacccAGCTCCTTGGCTCCTCCCACTCCAAGGAAAACATTgccgtcaccatggcaaccaaagCAGAGAAGGGGAACATGGAGGAGTCTGCGCTGCTGGACCCATTCGGAGCCCGACCTTTCCACACCCAGACCCCGTGGACCTCCCCAGGGGCCCCTGGAGCCCCCCGGTCCCCTGAAGGCTCTGGGTACcctgaggatggagaggggatGGATGACTTTGGGGCCACCAGTTTGAGGGACGGTATGAATGACTTCGGGGCCCCTAGGGAGGGTTTGGATGACTTCGGGGCCCCTAGGTATAGGGAGGGTATGGATGACTTCGGGGCCCCTAGGGAGGGTATGGATGACTACGGGGCCCCTAGGGAGGGTATGGATGACTATGGGGCCACTAGGCAGAGGGAGGGTATGGATGACTTCGGGGCCCCTAGGCAGAGGGAGGGTATGGATGACTTTGGGGCCCCTAGGCAGAGGGAGGGTATGGATGACTTTGGGGCCCCTAGGCAGAGGGAGGGTATGGATGACTTTGGGGCCCCTAGGCAGAGGGAGGGTATGGATGACTTTGGAGCCCCTAGGCAGATGGAGGGTATGGATGACTTTGGGGCCCCTTGGCAGAGGGAGGGTATGGATGACTTAGGGGCCCCTAGGGAGGGTATGGATGACTTAGGGGCCACTAGGCAGAGGGAGGGTATGGATGACTTTGGGGCCTCTAGGGAGAGTATGGACGACTTTGGAGCGGTGCCCTTCACTGAGCTGGTGGACGGCCCCCAGCAAGGGGACCTGGACCCCTTTGGAGCGGCGCCTTTTCCATCCaaaccatga
- the bmp2k gene encoding BMP-2-inducible protein kinase isoform X2, giving the protein MKKFSRMPRSESGGLGGSGTSSSYSGKVFAVGRYQVTVEELIAEGGFSVVFLARTHSGIRCALKRMYVNNVPDLNIYKREITIMKELSGHKNIVRYLDSSINSVSDTVWELLILMEYCKAPSLLSHQLLLSYFTTFSPPAGQVVKQMNQRLTAGFSEVEVLHMFGDTCEAVARLHQCKTPIIHRDLKVENLLLSDMGNYVLCDFGSSTHKVLLPQRDGVAAVEDEIKKYTTLSYRAPEMINLYAGKPITTKADIWALGCLLYKLCFFSLPFGESQVAICDGSFVIPDNSRFSTQLHSLIRYMLEPDQEKRPDIYQVSYFAFKLSGKDCPVPNLFSSTLPSSLPEPLTAGEVAARRSQSKARISDAVGPTETSIAPRQRPKATTNNNIRPLSTTAMPGKVAAPSLPVSNGHKARTPDSSLPALQNQVQVQTQNQVQHQPGTQQHRVLQQLQPGDLRLQQLQQQQQLQPHQQQPHQQQPHHRQQHQHQPDPHQQHQPQPHHQPYQQPHHQHQPVMQQQQQQQQQQQQQQQQQGNAQQLQYIQYQQALLQQQHHMMYQQPAYQQQVAQAQAQAQAQAQAQAQAQAQAQAQYASMFYQYQQAFLQQQQLHHHHHHHPQHLPYHTTPLDTFPPPITTGRPLGGTSTNPRNPVIGTGGITPPSQGVTPPSQGMGQLSHGVTPPCHTVSSSPQSSMAPPPPDMSGWNPFGEDNFSKLTEEELLDREFDLLRAKNPVARVSSVEVDRPTGGAKLSPPEDVFGSVLFVAPARDPPGEDLAIDAPSPPPTEEVPPAMKEQEASERRSGEESDSDFESDPPSSKSSEEVEEEEEAEGLSEEEEQQEELLGQRPLLMDSEEEPYEGEKPRGSVDVFGAAPFPPAPCGLGADDLDVFTRAPFSRNVSRSSPPTSPGAPPTPSESLPASHEAPPFLVEASPTPSEVPPTLYEALPASCEAPPMPPEIVDMFGFSPFTLGGPSSTRDMEEAQQGVTRLSWRQRKTKQEAGVGKRHRRTTKPPSLRTPERSRRLRRGGGGGCTQLLGSSHSKENIAVTMATKAEKGNMEESALLDPFGARPFHTQTPWTSPGAPGAPRSPEGSGYPEDGEGMDDFGATSLRDGMNDFGAPREGLDDFGAPRYREGMDDFGAPREGMDDYGAPREGMDDYGATRQREGMDDFGAPRQREGMDDFGAPRQREGMDDFGAPRQREGMDDFGAPRQREGMDDFGAPRQMEGMDDFGAPWQREGMDDLGAPREGMDDLGATRQREGMDDFGASRESMDDFGAVPFTELVDGPQQGDLDPFGAAPFPSKP; this is encoded by the exons gagGTTTCTCTGTGGTGTTTCTGGCTCGGACGCACAGTGGCATCCGCTGTGCTCTCAAGAGGATGTATGTCAACAATGTGCCCGACCTCAACATCTACAAGAGGGAGATCACCATCATG AAGGAGCTGTCGGGTCATAAGAACATTGTCCGCTATCTGGACTCCTCCATCAACTCCGTTTCAGATACTGTTTGGGAGCTTCTCATCCTCATGGAGTACTGCAAAG ctCCTTCTCTCCTATCTCACCAGCTCCTTCTCTCCTATTTCACCACCTTCTCCCCCCCAGCTGGTCAGGTGGtgaagcagatgaaccagaggTTGACTGCAGGGTTCTCCGAGGTGGAGGTTCTCCACATGTTCGGTGACACCTGTGAGGCTGTGGCCCGCCTGCACCAGTGCAAGACGCCCATCATCCACCGGGACCTCAAG GTGGAGAACCTGTTGTTAAGTGACATGGGGAACTATGTTCTGTGTGACTTTGGCAGCTCAACCCACAAGGTGCTGCTGCCCCAGAGGGATGGCGTCGCCGCGGTGGAGGACGAGATCAAGAA GTATACCACTCTGTCCTACCGAGCTCCAGAGATGATCAACCTGTATGCAGGGAAACCCATCACAACTAAGGCTGATATATGG GCTCTGGGCTGCTTGTTGTACAAGCTGTGTTTCTTCTCTCTGCCCTTCGGAGAGAGTCAAGTCGCCATCTGTGATGGATCCTTTGTCATTCCAGACAACTCCCGCTTCTCCACCCAGCTGCACTCTTTAATCA gataCATGCTCGAGCCAGATCAGGAGAAGAGACCAGATATCTACCAGGTGTCTTACTTTGCCTTCAAGCTTTCGGGGAAAGATTGCCCCGTACCAAATCTATTC agCTCtacccttccctcctccctcccagagcCTCTGACAGCAGGTGAAGTTGCAGCGAGGAGGAGCCAATCCAAGGCCAG AATCTCTGACGCGGTGGGCCCGACGGAGACCTCCATTGCTCCCCGGCAGCGACCCAAAGcaaccaccaacaacaacatccGGCCACTGTCCACCACCGCCATGCCGGGCAAGGTCGCCGCTCCCTCATTGCCAGTTAGCAATGGTCATAAAG CTCGAACACCTGACTCCAGTCTGCCAGCCTTGCAGAACCAAGTCCAGGTCCAGACTCAAAACCAGGTCCAACACCAGCCTGGCACTCAGCAGCATCGTGTCCTTCAACAACTCCAACCTGGGGACCTTCGActccagcagctgcagcagcagcagcagctgcagccccatCAACAGCAGCCCCATCAACAGCAGCCCCATCATCGCCAACAGCATCAACACCAGCCCGATCCACACCAACAGCATCAACCCCAGCCCCATCATCAACCCTATCAACAACCccatcaccaacaccaaccggtcatgcagcagcagcagcagcagcagcagcagcagcagcagcagcagcagcagcagggtaACGCCCAACAGCTTCAGTATATCCAG TACCAACAGGCcctgctccagcagcagcatcatatGATGTATCAGCAGCCTGCGTACCAGCAGCAGGtagcccaggcccaggcccaggcccaggcccaggcccaggcccaggctcaggcccaggcccaggcccaggcccagtaCGCCTCCATG TTCTACCAGTACCAGCAGGCcttcctccagcagcagcagcttcatcaccaccatcatcatcatccacagcACCTCCCCTATCACACCACCCCCCTGGACAccttccctccccccatcaCCACAGGGAGGCCACTGGGGGGGACATCCACTAACCCAAG AAACCCTGTCATCGGCACAGGCGGCATAACCCCGCCCTCTCAAGGTGTAACTCCGCCCTCTCAGGGCATGGGCCAGCTCTCCCATGGGGTGACTCCGCCCTGCCATACGGTGTCCTCGTCCCCTCAGAGCAgcatggctccgccccctcctgaTATGTCTGGCTGGAACCCGTTTGGAGAAGATAACTTCTCCAAACTGACCGAGGAGGAGCTTCTAGACCGCGAGTTCGATCTCCTCCGAGCCA AGAACCCGGTGGCCAGAGTCTCCAGCGTGGAGGTGGACCGGCCCACTGGTGGCGCTAAGCTCTCCCCCCCTGAGGATGTGTTCGGCTCGGTGCTGTTCGTAGCCCCAG CGAGGGACCCCCCTGGGGAGGACCTGGCAATCGAcgccccctctccacctcccacaGAGGAGGTCCCTCCTGccatgaaggagcaggaggcctcAGAGAGGAGAAGCGGGGAGGAGTCGGATAGTGACTTTGAGTCAGACCCTCCTTCCTCTAAGAgcagtgaggaggtggaggaggaagaggaggcggaggggctgagcgaggaagaggagcagcaggaggagttgctgggacagcgccccctgctcATGGATTCTGAGGAGGAGCCTTACGAAGGAGAGAAGCCCAGGGGCTCTGTGGACGTGTTCGGGGCCGCCCCATTCCCTCCGGCCCCCTGTGGGCTTGGCGCGGACGACCTGGACGTCTTCACCAGAGCTCCGTTCAGCAGGAACGTCTCCAGGTCCTCTCCGCCCACCtcccccggggccccgcccaCTCCTAGTGAATCCCTTCCCGCCTCACATGAGGCCCCTCCCTTTTTAGTTGAAGCCTCGCCCACACCCTCAGAAGTCCCGCCCACCTTGTATGAAGCTCTGCCCGCTTCCTGTGAAGCTCCACCCATGCCACCTGAAATTGTGGACATGTTTGGATTCTCTCCTTTCACACTTGGGGGCCCCAGCTCCACCAGGGACATGGAGGAGGCGCAGCAGGGGGTGACCAGACTGTCATGGCGGCAGAGAAAGACCAAACAGGAGGCGGGGGTGGGGAAGCGGCATCGCCGGACAACCAAGCCGCCGTCGCTCCGCACACCGGAGCGAAGCCGAAGacttaggaggggggggggggggggctgcacccAGCTCCTTGGCTCCTCCCACTCCAAGGAAAACATTgccgtcaccatggcaaccaaagCAGAGAAGGGGAACATGGAGGAGTCTGCGCTGCTGGACCCATTCGGAGCCCGACCTTTCCACACCCAGACCCCGTGGACCTCCCCAGGGGCCCCTGGAGCCCCCCGGTCCCCTGAAGGCTCTGGGTACcctgaggatggagaggggatGGATGACTTTGGGGCCACCAGTTTGAGGGACGGTATGAATGACTTCGGGGCCCCTAGGGAGGGTTTGGATGACTTCGGGGCCCCTAGGTATAGGGAGGGTATGGATGACTTCGGGGCCCCTAGGGAGGGTATGGATGACTACGGGGCCCCTAGGGAGGGTATGGATGACTATGGGGCCACTAGGCAGAGGGAGGGTATGGATGACTTCGGGGCCCCTAGGCAGAGGGAGGGTATGGATGACTTTGGGGCCCCTAGGCAGAGGGAGGGTATGGATGACTTTGGGGCCCCTAGGCAGAGGGAGGGTATGGATGACTTTGGGGCCCCTAGGCAGAGGGAGGGTATGGATGACTTTGGAGCCCCTAGGCAGATGGAGGGTATGGATGACTTTGGGGCCCCTTGGCAGAGGGAGGGTATGGATGACTTAGGGGCCCCTAGGGAGGGTATGGATGACTTAGGGGCCACTAGGCAGAGGGAGGGTATGGATGACTTTGGGGCCTCTAGGGAGAGTATGGACGACTTTGGAGCGGTGCCCTTCACTGAGCTGGTGGACGGCCCCCAGCAAGGGGACCTGGACCCCTTTGGAGCGGCGCCTTTTCCATCCaaaccatga